One Streptomyces sp. NBC_00554 DNA segment encodes these proteins:
- a CDS encoding XdhC family protein: MLDIAEELHRWVEQGRDFAVATVVAVGGSAPRQPGAALAVDSDGTAIGSVSGGCVEGAVYELCQQALEDGESALERFGYSDDDAFAVGLTCGGIIDILVTPVRSGDHARPVLAAALAAAADGEAAAVARIVTGPAELLGRALVVRPDGSYEGGFGAHPELDRTVVGEAGAFLDAGRTGTVEIGEQGSRCGAPLTVLVESSVPPPRMIVFGAIDFASALVRIGKFLGYSVTVCDARPVFATAARFPDADEIVVEWPHKYLARTEVDSRTVLCVLTHDAKFDVPLLQLALKLPVAYVGAMGSRRTHLDRNERLREVGVTELELTRLRSPIGLDLGARTPEETALSIASEIVANRRGGSGVALTGAHTPIHHDAASSVSESASVGRIGSVA, translated from the coding sequence ATGCTGGACATCGCCGAAGAGCTGCACCGGTGGGTCGAGCAGGGGCGCGACTTCGCCGTGGCCACCGTGGTGGCCGTCGGCGGCAGCGCGCCCCGCCAGCCGGGCGCCGCCCTCGCCGTCGACTCCGACGGCACGGCGATCGGCTCGGTCTCCGGCGGCTGCGTGGAGGGCGCGGTCTACGAACTGTGCCAACAGGCCCTGGAGGACGGGGAGTCGGCCCTCGAACGCTTCGGCTACAGCGATGACGACGCGTTCGCGGTGGGGCTGACCTGCGGTGGCATCATCGACATCCTGGTCACCCCGGTCCGCTCCGGCGACCACGCCCGGCCGGTGCTCGCCGCCGCGCTGGCCGCCGCGGCGGACGGGGAGGCGGCCGCGGTCGCCCGGATCGTGACCGGCCCGGCCGAACTGCTGGGGCGCGCCCTCGTCGTCCGTCCCGACGGCTCGTACGAGGGCGGCTTCGGCGCCCATCCCGAGCTGGACCGGACCGTGGTGGGGGAGGCGGGCGCCTTCCTGGACGCGGGCCGTACCGGCACCGTGGAGATCGGAGAGCAGGGCTCTCGTTGTGGAGCACCGCTCACGGTTCTGGTGGAGTCGTCGGTCCCGCCGCCCCGCATGATCGTCTTCGGCGCGATCGACTTCGCGTCGGCGCTGGTCCGCATCGGCAAGTTCCTCGGCTACAGCGTGACGGTCTGCGACGCCCGCCCCGTCTTCGCGACGGCCGCACGCTTCCCGGACGCCGACGAGATCGTCGTCGAATGGCCGCACAAGTACCTGGCCCGCACGGAAGTCGACTCCCGCACGGTGCTGTGCGTACTGACCCACGACGCCAAGTTCGACGTCCCGCTGCTCCAGCTCGCGCTGAAGCTCCCGGTGGCCTACGTGGGCGCGATGGGATCCCGCCGGACCCACCTCGACCGGAACGAGCGCCTGCGTGAAGTCGGCGTGACCGAGCTGGAGTTGACGCGGCTCAGGTCACCCATCGGGCTGGACCTGGGCGCCCGTACGCCCGAGGAGACGGCGTTGTCCATCGCCTCGGAGATCGTGGCCAACCGGCGCGGGGGGAGCGGGGTCGCGCTCACCGGGGCGCACACGCCGATTCACCACGACGCGGCGTCGTCGGTGTCGGAGTCGGCGTCGGTGGGGCGGATCGGGTCGGTGGCCTGA
- a CDS encoding NCS2 family permease has translation MTQQSIEPKTVADDAGAGSRVPAGRSWLDRYFHISKRGSSVAREVRGGTTTFMAMAYILLLNPLILSGKDAAGNTLGQQALITATAFAAAFSTLLMGFFGKVPLALAAGLSVSGVLSSQVAPQMTWPQAMGMCVMYGVVIMLLVVTGLREMIMNAIPLALKHAITMGIGLFVALIGLVKAGFVHQGEATPVSLGPNGELAGWPVLLFAATLLLIFMLQARAVPGAILIGIVAGTVLAVVLNALEVIDPKQWASGAPELHGSAVSMPDFSLFGDVEFGGWGEVGAMTVGMIVFTLVLAGFFDAMATIIGVGTEAKLADAQGRMPGLSKALFIDGAGGAVGGVAGASGQTVFVESATGVGEGARTGLSSVITGLFFAACLFFTPLTAIVPGEVAAAALVVIGAMMMMNARHVDWADRATAIPVFLTVVIMPFTYSITAGVAAGVISYVAIKVAQGKAREIGAFMWGLTVIFFVFFALNPIESWMGVH, from the coding sequence ATGACCCAGCAGTCAATTGAGCCGAAGACCGTCGCCGATGACGCGGGTGCGGGTAGCCGCGTCCCGGCCGGACGGTCCTGGCTCGACCGGTACTTCCACATATCCAAGCGGGGAAGCTCCGTCGCGCGTGAGGTGCGCGGCGGCACCACCACCTTCATGGCGATGGCGTACATCCTGCTGCTCAACCCGCTGATCCTGTCCGGCAAGGACGCGGCGGGGAACACGCTCGGCCAGCAGGCGCTGATCACCGCGACCGCGTTCGCGGCGGCCTTCAGCACACTCCTCATGGGCTTCTTCGGCAAGGTGCCGCTCGCCCTCGCCGCCGGACTCTCCGTGTCCGGCGTGCTCTCCTCGCAGGTCGCCCCGCAGATGACCTGGCCGCAGGCCATGGGCATGTGCGTCATGTACGGCGTCGTCATCATGCTTCTCGTCGTCACCGGACTGCGCGAGATGATCATGAACGCGATCCCGCTGGCGCTGAAGCACGCGATCACCATGGGCATCGGCCTGTTCGTCGCGCTGATCGGCCTGGTGAAAGCCGGCTTCGTCCACCAGGGCGAGGCGACCCCGGTCTCCCTCGGCCCGAACGGCGAACTCGCCGGCTGGCCCGTGCTGCTCTTCGCCGCGACACTGCTCCTGATCTTCATGCTGCAGGCCCGGGCCGTCCCCGGCGCGATCCTGATCGGCATCGTGGCGGGCACCGTACTGGCCGTCGTGCTGAACGCCCTTGAGGTCATCGACCCCAAGCAGTGGGCGAGCGGCGCCCCCGAACTGCACGGCAGCGCGGTCTCGATGCCGGACTTCTCGCTCTTCGGAGACGTCGAGTTCGGCGGTTGGGGCGAGGTCGGCGCGATGACGGTCGGCATGATCGTCTTCACGCTGGTGCTCGCCGGGTTCTTCGACGCGATGGCCACGATCATCGGCGTCGGCACGGAGGCCAAGCTGGCCGACGCGCAGGGCCGGATGCCGGGTCTGTCCAAGGCGCTGTTCATCGACGGCGCGGGCGGAGCGGTCGGCGGTGTGGCCGGTGCCTCGGGCCAGACGGTCTTCGTCGAGTCGGCGACGGGCGTCGGGGAGGGCGCCCGCACGGGCCTGTCCTCCGTGATCACCGGTCTGTTCTTCGCGGCCTGCCTGTTCTTCACCCCGCTCACCGCGATCGTCCCGGGTGAGGTCGCCGCGGCGGCCCTGGTGGTCATCGGCGCCATGATGATGATGAACGCCCGGCACGTGGACTGGGCCGACCGCGCCACCGCGATCCCGGTCTTCCTGACCGTCGTGATCATGCCGTTCACGTACTCCATCACCGCGGGTGTCGCGGCCGGAGTCATCAGCTACGTCGCCATCAAGGTCGCCCAGGGCAAGGCCCGGGAGATCGGGGCGTTCATGTGGGGCCTGACGGTGATCTTCTTCGTCTTCTTCGCCCTCAACCCGATCGAGAGCTGGATGGGCGTGCACTGA
- a CDS encoding xanthine dehydrogenase family protein molybdopterin-binding subunit: MGTTGTPTNITQGSKTKGGIGESTLRPDGTLKVTGEFAYSSDMWHEDMLWGQILRSPVAHAEIVSIDTVEALKTPGVYAVLTYDDLPTAVKNYGLEIQDTPVLAHGKVRHHGEPVAIVAADHPETARRAAAKIKVEYRDLPVITDEASATAPDAILIHEGRDDHHIGHVPHPNIVHRQPIIRGDADEAAKKADFIVKGEYTFGMQDQAFLGPESGLAVPSEDGGVELYIATQWLHSDLKQIAPVLGLPEDKVRMTLSGVGGAFGGREDLSMQIHACLLALRTGKPVKIVYNRFESFFGHVHRHPAKLYYEHGATKDGKLTHLKARIVLDGGAYASASPAVVGNASSLGAGPYVVDNVDIEAIALYTNNPPCGAMRGFGAVQACFAYEAQMDKLADKVGMDRVAFRQLNAMEQGTLLPTGQAVDSPAPVAELLRRVKAMPMPPEQQWLAAGEAADVRQLPGGLSNTTHGEGVVRGVGYAVGIKNVGFSEGFDDYSTARVRMEVVGGEPVATVHTAMAEVGQGGVTVHAQIARTELGVTQVTIHPADTQVGSAGSTSASRQTYVTGGAVKNSCELVREKVLEIGRRKFGTYHPAWATAELLLEGGKVVTDGGEVLADLADVLEDEAVEIEAEWRHRPTEAFDLRTGQGFGHVQYTFAAHRAVVEVDTELGLVKVIELACAQDVGKALNPLSVIGQIQGGTTQGLGVAVMEEIIVDPVTAKVRNPSFTDYLIPTILDTPTIPVDVLELADDHAPYGLRGIGEAPTLSSTPAVLAAIRNATGLELNRTPVRPEHLTGTA; the protein is encoded by the coding sequence ATGGGAACGACAGGTACGCCCACCAACATCACCCAGGGCTCCAAGACCAAGGGCGGCATCGGCGAGTCGACGCTGCGCCCGGACGGCACGCTCAAGGTCACCGGCGAGTTCGCGTACTCGTCCGACATGTGGCACGAGGACATGCTCTGGGGCCAGATCCTGCGCTCCCCGGTCGCGCACGCCGAGATCGTGTCGATCGACACGGTCGAAGCGCTGAAGACGCCGGGCGTCTACGCCGTCCTGACGTACGACGACCTGCCGACCGCGGTGAAGAACTACGGCCTGGAGATCCAGGACACCCCGGTCCTCGCCCACGGCAAGGTCCGCCACCACGGCGAGCCGGTCGCGATCGTCGCCGCCGACCACCCGGAGACCGCGCGCCGCGCCGCCGCCAAGATCAAGGTCGAGTACCGCGATCTCCCGGTCATCACGGACGAGGCGTCGGCCACCGCGCCGGACGCGATCCTCATCCACGAGGGCCGCGACGACCACCACATCGGCCATGTCCCGCACCCGAACATCGTGCACCGCCAGCCGATCATCCGCGGCGACGCCGACGAGGCCGCCAAGAAGGCCGACTTCATCGTCAAGGGCGAGTACACCTTCGGCATGCAGGACCAGGCCTTCCTCGGCCCGGAGTCCGGTCTCGCCGTGCCGTCCGAGGACGGCGGCGTCGAGCTCTACATCGCCACCCAGTGGCTGCACTCCGACCTCAAGCAGATCGCCCCGGTCCTGGGCCTCCCCGAGGACAAGGTCCGTATGACGCTCTCCGGCGTCGGCGGCGCTTTCGGCGGCCGCGAGGACCTGTCGATGCAGATCCACGCCTGCCTGCTGGCGCTGCGCACCGGCAAGCCCGTCAAGATCGTCTACAACCGCTTCGAGTCCTTCTTCGGGCACGTCCACCGCCACCCCGCGAAGCTCTACTACGAGCACGGGGCGACGAAGGACGGCAAGCTCACGCACCTGAAGGCACGGATCGTCCTCGACGGCGGCGCGTACGCCTCCGCCTCGCCGGCGGTCGTCGGCAACGCCTCCTCGCTGGGCGCGGGACCGTACGTCGTCGACAACGTCGACATCGAGGCCATCGCGCTCTACACCAACAACCCGCCCTGCGGCGCCATGCGCGGCTTCGGCGCCGTGCAGGCGTGCTTCGCGTACGAGGCCCAGATGGACAAGCTCGCCGACAAGGTGGGCATGGACCGGGTCGCGTTCCGCCAGCTCAACGCGATGGAGCAGGGCACGCTCCTGCCGACCGGGCAGGCCGTCGACTCGCCGGCCCCGGTCGCCGAACTCCTGCGCCGCGTCAAGGCGATGCCGATGCCGCCGGAGCAGCAGTGGCTCGCGGCCGGCGAGGCCGCCGACGTACGCCAGTTGCCTGGCGGCCTCTCCAACACCACGCACGGCGAAGGCGTCGTACGCGGTGTGGGCTACGCGGTCGGCATCAAGAACGTCGGCTTCTCCGAGGGCTTCGACGACTACTCGACCGCTCGCGTGCGGATGGAGGTCGTCGGCGGGGAGCCCGTCGCGACCGTGCACACCGCGATGGCGGAGGTCGGCCAGGGCGGTGTCACCGTCCACGCGCAGATCGCCCGCACCGAGCTGGGCGTCACACAGGTGACGATCCACCCGGCCGACACCCAGGTGGGCAGCGCCGGTTCGACGTCCGCGTCGCGCCAGACGTACGTCACCGGTGGCGCCGTCAAGAACTCCTGCGAACTCGTCCGCGAGAAGGTCCTGGAGATCGGCCGCCGCAAGTTCGGTACGTACCACCCGGCCTGGGCCACCGCCGAACTCCTCCTGGAGGGCGGCAAGGTCGTCACCGACGGCGGCGAGGTCCTCGCCGACCTGGCGGACGTACTGGAGGACGAGGCCGTCGAGATCGAGGCCGAGTGGCGGCACCGTCCGACGGAGGCCTTCGACCTGCGTACCGGTCAGGGCTTCGGCCACGTCCAGTACACCTTCGCCGCGCACCGCGCGGTCGTCGAGGTCGACACCGAACTCGGCCTGGTCAAGGTCATCGAACTGGCCTGCGCCCAGGACGTCGGCAAGGCGCTCAACCCGCTGTCCGTCATCGGCCAGATCCAGGGTGGCACCACCCAGGGCCTGGGCGTGGCGGTCATGGAGGAGATCATCGTCGACCCGGTCACCGCGAAGGTGCGCAACCCCTCCTTCACGGACTACCTGATCCCCACCATCCTCGACACCCCGACCATCCCGGTCGATGTGCTCGAACTCGCCGACGACCACGCCCCGTACGGGCTCCGTGGCATCGGCGAGGCCCCGACCCTGTCGTCCACCCCGGCCGTCCTCGCGGCGATCCGGAACGCGACGGGTCTGGAGCTCAACCGGACGCCGGTACGGCCAGAACACCTCACCGGCACCGCGTAG
- a CDS encoding (2Fe-2S)-binding protein codes for MRVNFTVNGRQQEADDVWEGESLLYVLRERMGLPGSKNACEQGECGSCTVRLDGVPVCSCLVAAGQVEGREVVTVEGLAEYAKQRSCGTGACGTSGTSLQDAQQWNSKPQDSHTGEGGELAPIQQAFIDAGAVQCGFCTPGLLVAADEMLEHNPTPTDADIREALSGNLCRCTGYEKIMDAVRLAAARQSEAV; via the coding sequence ATGCGCGTCAATTTCACGGTCAACGGCCGTCAGCAGGAAGCCGACGACGTGTGGGAGGGCGAGTCCCTGCTGTACGTGCTGAGGGAGCGGATGGGCCTGCCGGGCTCGAAGAACGCCTGCGAGCAGGGCGAGTGCGGTTCCTGCACGGTCCGCCTCGACGGCGTACCCGTGTGTTCGTGTCTCGTCGCGGCCGGCCAGGTCGAGGGGCGCGAGGTCGTCACGGTGGAGGGGCTCGCGGAGTACGCGAAGCAGCGCTCCTGCGGGACCGGCGCCTGCGGTACGTCGGGTACGTCGCTTCAGGACGCCCAGCAGTGGAATTCCAAGCCCCAGGACTCGCACACCGGCGAAGGCGGCGAACTCGCGCCGATCCAGCAGGCGTTCATCGACGCCGGCGCCGTCCAGTGCGGCTTCTGCACCCCCGGTCTGCTGGTCGCGGCCGACGAGATGCTGGAGCACAACCCGACCCCGACCGACGCGGACATCCGCGAGGCGCTCTCGGGCAACCTGTGCCGCTGCACCGGCTACGAGAAGATCATGGACGCGGTCCGGCTGGCGGCCGCACGACAGTCTGAGGCGGTCTGA
- a CDS encoding xanthine dehydrogenase family protein subunit M, with the protein MDFLRPASWEEALAAKAEHPTAVPIAGGTDVMVEINFDHRRPEYLLDLNRIGELSDWEVGEESVRLGASVSYTKIMDHLRGELPGLALASHTVASPQIRNRGGVGGNLGTASPAGDAHPALLAAGAEVEAQSVRGTRLIPIDEFYTGVKRNALAPDELIRAVHIKKADGPQQYSKVGTRNAMVIAVCAFGLALHPSTRTVRTGIGSAAPTPVRAKAAEEFLNAALEEGGFWDNGRIITPSVAKQFADLCSAACNPIDDVRGTASYRRHAVGIMARRTLTWTWESYRGTAARTEGVA; encoded by the coding sequence ATGGACTTCCTTCGCCCCGCCAGTTGGGAGGAGGCGCTCGCCGCCAAGGCTGAGCACCCCACCGCTGTGCCGATTGCGGGTGGCACCGATGTGATGGTCGAGATCAACTTCGACCACCGCAGGCCCGAGTACCTCCTCGATCTGAACCGCATCGGCGAGCTGAGCGACTGGGAGGTCGGCGAGGAGAGCGTGCGCCTGGGCGCCTCCGTGTCCTACACCAAGATCATGGATCACCTGCGCGGTGAACTGCCCGGCCTTGCCCTCGCCTCCCACACGGTGGCCTCCCCGCAGATCCGCAACCGCGGCGGCGTCGGCGGCAACCTCGGCACCGCCTCCCCGGCCGGCGACGCCCACCCCGCGCTCCTCGCGGCCGGCGCCGAGGTCGAGGCCCAGTCCGTACGCGGCACGCGCCTGATCCCGATCGACGAGTTCTACACCGGCGTGAAGCGCAACGCGCTCGCTCCCGACGAGCTCATCAGGGCCGTACACATCAAGAAGGCGGACGGCCCGCAGCAGTACTCCAAGGTCGGCACCCGCAACGCCATGGTCATCGCGGTCTGCGCCTTCGGCCTGGCACTGCACCCGTCCACGCGCACGGTCCGCACCGGCATCGGCTCCGCCGCGCCCACGCCCGTCCGTGCCAAGGCCGCCGAGGAGTTCCTGAACGCGGCGCTCGAAGAGGGCGGCTTCTGGGACAACGGCAGGATCATCACCCCGTCGGTCGCCAAGCAGTTCGCGGACCTCTGCTCCGCCGCCTGCAACCCGATCGACGACGTCCGGGGCACGGCGAGCTACCGCCGCCACGCGGTGGGCATCATGGCCCGCCGGACGCTCACCTGGACCTGGGAGTCGTACCGCGGCACCGCCGCCCGCACGGAGGGAGTCGCGTAA
- a CDS encoding PucR family transcriptional regulator has protein sequence MRLRALLDTDALGLRLLGGEDELDRTVRGVMTTDLKDPSRYLSGGELVLTGLAWRHDAADSEPFVRILAGAGVAALAAGEAELGDVPDDLIQACVRHRLPLFGVNESVAFATITEHVVRQVSGERAGDLAAVVDRHRRMMTSGPAGGGPDVVLDLLGSDLDLRAWVLSPTGRPIAGSKLAGAALPADVCAKLAAEHLAAARTGRRGPHRVTVGTTTYSLFPIPSSGRSTGASRDVRETVLSDWLLAVEADAGDWPEERLDLLQGVTQLISVERERRDAARTVRRRLAQEVLELVQTGAAPAEIAARLRVAAPVLLPGLGAAPHWQVVVARVEWDGGDIEGGPVAQSLLEEILVNPLSAGPEHSDRIAVAHTGEEAIALLALPAVSSEHDGTETGLLADTLLEAVRDPLTAGLNDDGRLTLGVSAAVHSAEGLRGALEEARHARRVAAARPGRVCAAGHQELASHVLLLPFVPDDVRRAFTARLLDPLRDYDRRHRAELIPTLEAFLDCDGSWTRCAARLHLHVNTLRYRVGRIEQLTSRDLSRLEDKLDFFLALRMS, from the coding sequence ATGCGGCTGCGCGCACTGCTGGACACCGACGCGCTGGGCCTGCGGCTGCTCGGCGGCGAGGACGAGCTGGATCGCACCGTACGCGGTGTGATGACCACGGACCTCAAGGATCCCAGCCGCTATCTCTCGGGCGGTGAGCTGGTCCTCACCGGTCTCGCCTGGCGGCACGACGCCGCGGACTCCGAGCCCTTCGTACGCATCCTCGCGGGCGCCGGGGTCGCGGCCCTCGCCGCAGGTGAGGCGGAGCTCGGCGACGTGCCGGACGATCTGATCCAGGCCTGCGTCCGGCACCGGCTGCCGCTGTTCGGGGTGAACGAGTCGGTGGCCTTCGCGACGATCACCGAGCACGTCGTACGGCAGGTCTCGGGGGAGCGGGCCGGGGATCTGGCGGCCGTGGTGGACCGGCACCGGCGGATGATGACGTCAGGTCCGGCGGGCGGCGGACCCGATGTCGTCCTGGACCTGCTCGGCTCCGACCTGGATCTGCGGGCCTGGGTGCTCTCGCCCACCGGCCGGCCCATCGCGGGCTCGAAGCTCGCGGGGGCCGCGCTGCCCGCGGACGTCTGCGCCAAGCTGGCCGCCGAGCATCTGGCGGCGGCGCGCACCGGGCGCCGGGGGCCGCACCGGGTGACGGTGGGCACGACGACGTACTCGCTCTTCCCGATCCCCTCCTCGGGCCGCTCCACGGGGGCGTCCCGGGATGTGCGCGAGACGGTGCTCTCCGACTGGCTGCTCGCGGTCGAGGCGGACGCCGGGGACTGGCCCGAGGAGCGGCTCGATCTGCTCCAGGGCGTCACCCAGCTGATCTCGGTCGAGCGGGAGCGGCGGGACGCGGCGCGCACCGTGCGGCGGCGGCTCGCGCAGGAGGTCCTGGAGCTGGTGCAGACGGGCGCGGCGCCCGCCGAGATCGCGGCGCGCCTGCGGGTCGCCGCTCCGGTGCTGCTGCCCGGGCTCGGCGCGGCCCCGCACTGGCAGGTGGTCGTGGCCCGGGTCGAGTGGGACGGCGGCGACATCGAGGGCGGCCCGGTCGCCCAGTCGCTCCTGGAGGAGATCCTCGTCAATCCGCTGTCGGCGGGTCCTGAGCACTCCGACCGCATCGCCGTCGCCCACACCGGCGAGGAGGCGATCGCCCTGCTCGCGCTTCCCGCGGTGTCCTCGGAGCACGACGGCACGGAGACCGGGCTGCTCGCCGACACGCTGCTGGAGGCCGTACGGGACCCCCTGACGGCCGGCCTGAACGACGACGGGCGGCTCACGCTCGGCGTCAGCGCCGCCGTGCACTCGGCGGAGGGGCTGCGCGGCGCCCTGGAGGAGGCCCGGCACGCCCGCCGAGTCGCCGCCGCCCGCCCCGGGCGGGTGTGCGCGGCCGGGCACCAGGAGCTGGCCTCGCACGTGCTGCTGCTGCCCTTCGTGCCGGACGACGTGCGCCGGGCGTTCACGGCCCGGCTGCTGGATCCGCTGCGGGACTACGACAGACGCCATCGCGCGGAACTGATCCCCACCCTGGAGGCGTTCCTCGACTGCGACGGATCCTGGACCCGTTGCGCCGCCCGTCTCCACCTGCACGTCAACACGCTGCGCTACCGCGTGGGCCGAATCGAGCAGTTGACGAGTCGTGATCTTTCCCGCCTGGAGGACAAGCTGGACTTCTTCCTGGCACTGCGAATGAGCTGA
- a CDS encoding GntR family transcriptional regulator translates to MEQAGRRSAHGSAGAGTPDIRTEAVRVPAQPQAADVDRGRHAAPGGAGVRGEHTHSEAPIPRPRAESARPVVQRASVRGQILDALRAALVAGELAPGEVYSAPVLGERFGVSATPVREAMQQLALEGAVEVVPNRGFRVVERGTRELAELAEIRALIEVPVMLRLARTVPAARWAELRPLADATVRAASLGCRATYAESDRAFHRAVLALAGNSQLVRIADDLHRRAQWPLVGGPATRGRADLVADAAEHTALLEALAAQDLPVVQSLVREHFAGA, encoded by the coding sequence GTGGAGCAGGCCGGTCGGCGCAGCGCGCACGGCTCCGCAGGGGCGGGAACCCCGGACATCCGTACGGAGGCCGTTCGGGTGCCCGCGCAGCCGCAGGCCGCGGACGTGGACCGGGGGAGGCATGCCGCCCCGGGAGGTGCCGGGGTCCGCGGTGAGCACACGCACAGCGAGGCGCCCATCCCGCGCCCCCGCGCCGAGAGCGCGCGTCCCGTCGTGCAGCGTGCTTCCGTACGCGGGCAGATCCTCGACGCCCTGCGCGCCGCGCTCGTGGCGGGTGAGCTGGCGCCGGGGGAGGTCTACTCGGCGCCCGTGCTCGGTGAGCGTTTCGGGGTGTCGGCGACGCCCGTACGGGAGGCGATGCAGCAGCTCGCGCTCGAAGGTGCCGTCGAGGTCGTACCCAACCGCGGGTTCCGGGTCGTCGAGCGCGGCACGCGTGAGCTGGCCGAACTCGCCGAGATCCGCGCCCTGATCGAGGTCCCGGTGATGCTGCGGCTGGCCCGTACGGTGCCCGCCGCGCGCTGGGCCGAGCTGCGCCCGCTCGCCGACGCGACGGTACGGGCCGCGTCCCTCGGCTGCCGGGCGACCTACGCCGAGTCCGACCGCGCCTTCCACCGTGCCGTCCTCGCCCTCGCCGGCAACAGCCAGCTGGTGCGGATCGCCGACGACCTGCACCGCCGCGCCCAGTGGCCCCTGGTCGGCGGCCCCGCCACCCGCGGCCGCGCCGACCTCGTCGCCGACGCCGCCGAACACACCGCCCTCCTGGAGGCGCTGGCCGCCCAGGACCTGCCGGTCGTGCAGTCGCTCGTACGGGAGCACTTCGCGGGCGCGTAG
- a CDS encoding (2Fe-2S)-binding protein, whose amino-acid sequence MHAPAPTAGAPARAEARPARSAVADAYARLTEVFPGLSVTELGQDEAAPRDDGWVGAAGLAAGGADLDAFLAWDDAQVIRDYGQRARPDVVASFGLHRYAWPACLLITVPWFLERRVPRLPVEQVTFQRALGRMAVRTGEFACLPDDPAAGLPGARVVPDEEALRAEVRSAVAEHLEPVLGGFGPRMRRRGRALWGMATDEIVEGLWYVAHLLGEEQRAMSELELLLPGATRPYAGSAAFRELTGPNGESLPTRDRVSCCLFYTLRPEDTCATCPRTCDADRVVKLTAAAAS is encoded by the coding sequence ATGCACGCTCCCGCCCCGACCGCAGGCGCCCCGGCCCGTGCCGAGGCACGTCCGGCCCGTTCGGCGGTCGCGGACGCGTACGCCCGGCTGACCGAGGTCTTCCCCGGACTGAGCGTCACGGAACTCGGACAGGACGAAGCGGCCCCTCGGGACGACGGCTGGGTCGGCGCCGCCGGGCTCGCGGCGGGCGGGGCCGACCTCGACGCGTTCCTGGCGTGGGACGACGCCCAGGTGATCCGGGACTACGGGCAGCGGGCGCGCCCCGACGTGGTGGCCAGCTTCGGGCTGCACCGCTACGCCTGGCCCGCCTGCCTGCTGATCACCGTGCCGTGGTTCCTGGAGCGCCGGGTGCCCCGCCTCCCCGTGGAGCAGGTCACATTCCAGCGCGCCCTCGGCCGCATGGCGGTGCGGACCGGAGAGTTCGCCTGCCTGCCGGACGACCCCGCGGCCGGCCTGCCCGGCGCCCGCGTCGTGCCGGACGAGGAGGCCCTGCGGGCCGAGGTGCGGTCCGCCGTGGCCGAGCACCTGGAACCGGTCCTCGGCGGTTTCGGCCCGCGCATGCGGCGGCGCGGCCGGGCCCTGTGGGGCATGGCGACGGACGAGATCGTCGAGGGCCTCTGGTACGTCGCCCACCTCCTCGGCGAGGAGCAGCGCGCGATGAGCGAGCTGGAGCTGCTGTTGCCGGGGGCGACCCGGCCGTACGCGGGTTCCGCCGCGTTCCGTGAACTGACAGGACCGAACGGGGAGTCCCTGCCCACCCGCGACCGGGTGAGCTGCTGCCTCTTCTACACACTGCGCCCCGAGGACACCTGCGCCACCTGCCCGCGTACCTGCGATGCCGACCGCGTCGTCAAGTTGACGGCCGCCGCCGCAAGTTGA